The Crocosphaera sp. UHCC 0190 genome has a window encoding:
- the menD gene encoding 2-succinyl-5-enolpyruvyl-6-hydroxy-3-cyclohexene-1-carboxylic-acid synthase, with protein sequence MQLDFRNINTLWCSILVENLARLGLNTAVVCPGSRSTPLTVAFANHPNIEAIPILDERSAGFFALGIAKRSQIPVALICTSGTAGANFYPAVIEAKESRVPLLILTADRPPELRNCHAGQTIDQVKLYGNYCNFYTELSLPSFEIEMLRYLRQNIVTAWDSCLFPFGGVVHLNCPFREPLAPIIKPEIEGILSQVNFKDFFSNIELGNHKLNGVFFINNYLSKWLSFPKGLIIAGVASSINPNFYCQQIAKLSKILHYPVLAEALSPLRNYAKINPHLITTYDLILRNAELAENLVPDVIIQVGELPTSKELRSWLEKIQPQYWVIDSRPENIDPLHHKTHYIRVAVEDLNLEFFEDNTRNNLSYLTQWESANKDISQEIKVTFEKMNELSESKIMWLVSQVLPEETPLFIANSMSVRYAEFFWMPNDHQIMPYFSRGANGIDGTLSTALGIAHHAKSSILITGDLALLHDTNGFLISQKFQGHLTIILVNNNGGGIFEMLPISQDEALFEDYFTTPQNIDFYQLCQTYKIEHILLKNWQQLKALLNPLPSTGIRMLELQTDRKKDAFWLKNNLSQLTKLSNK encoded by the coding sequence ATGCAGCTTGATTTTCGGAATATTAATACGTTATGGTGTTCTATTTTAGTTGAAAATTTAGCCCGTTTAGGGTTGAATACTGCTGTGGTTTGTCCTGGTTCTCGGTCTACTCCTTTAACCGTTGCTTTTGCTAATCATCCTAACATTGAAGCTATCCCTATTTTAGATGAGAGATCGGCTGGTTTTTTTGCCTTGGGAATTGCGAAACGTTCTCAGATTCCTGTCGCTTTAATTTGTACTTCTGGGACGGCTGGAGCAAATTTTTATCCTGCTGTGATTGAAGCTAAAGAAAGTAGGGTTCCTCTGTTAATCTTAACAGCAGATCGTCCCCCAGAATTACGAAATTGTCATGCAGGACAAACTATTGATCAAGTTAAATTATATGGTAATTATTGTAATTTTTACACGGAATTGTCCTTGCCATCTTTTGAGATAGAAATGTTACGTTATCTTAGACAAAATATAGTGACTGCTTGGGATAGTTGTCTATTTCCTTTTGGGGGTGTTGTGCATCTAAACTGCCCATTTCGTGAACCTTTAGCACCGATTATTAAACCAGAAATAGAGGGGATACTTTCTCAGGTTAATTTTAAAGATTTTTTTTCAAATATTGAATTAGGAAATCACAAGTTAAACGGTGTTTTTTTTATTAATAATTATTTATCAAAATGGTTATCCTTTCCTAAAGGACTTATTATTGCAGGAGTTGCTAGTTCTATTAATCCTAATTTTTATTGCCAACAAATTGCTAAACTCTCCAAAATTTTACATTATCCTGTATTAGCAGAAGCTTTATCACCCCTGAGAAATTATGCTAAGATTAATCCTCATTTAATTACTACCTATGACCTGATTTTACGGAATGCTGAATTAGCAGAAAATTTAGTTCCTGATGTAATTATTCAAGTTGGAGAATTGCCTACCAGTAAAGAATTAAGAAGCTGGTTAGAAAAAATTCAGCCCCAATATTGGGTGATTGATAGTCGTCCCGAAAATATTGATCCTCTTCATCATAAAACCCATTATATTCGGGTTGCTGTTGAAGATTTAAACTTAGAATTTTTTGAAGATAATACTAGAAATAATTTATCTTATTTAACGCAGTGGGAATCAGCTAATAAAGATATTAGCCAAGAGATAAAAGTAACTTTTGAGAAGATGAATGAATTATCAGAAAGTAAGATTATGTGGTTAGTTTCTCAGGTTTTACCTGAAGAGACACCCTTGTTTATTGCTAATAGTATGTCAGTGCGATATGCGGAATTTTTTTGGATGCCAAATGATCATCAAATCATGCCTTATTTTAGTCGAGGTGCTAATGGTATTGATGGCACTTTATCAACTGCTTTAGGAATCGCTCATCATGCTAAAAGTAGTATTTTGATTACAGGAGATTTAGCTCTTTTACATGATACAAATGGCTTTTTAATTAGTCAGAAATTTCAAGGACATTTAACAATTATTTTGGTTAATAATAATGGGGGTGGGATTTTTGAAATGTTACCAATTTCTCAAGATGAGGCCTTATTTGAAGATTATTTTACAACGCCTCAAAACATAGATTTTTATCAACTTTGTCAAACCTATAAGATTGAACATATTTTGCTTAAAAATTGGCAGCAATTAAAGGCTTTATTGAATCCTTTGCCATCGACGGGAATTCGTATGTTAGAATTACAAACAGATCGAAAAAAAGATGCTTTTTGGCTAAAAAATAATTTAAGTCAGTTGACTAAATTAAGTAATAAGTAA
- a CDS encoding peptidase C14 — protein sequence MWKTRQPNNPEQQIKQLNDALIQATLKEKATRSQQLLRVRPLESLMLAIQTMGENLNKLPQKLLPTVQASLRIAMEEAREQNCLSGHQGKISAVAISPDGNSIISGSWDGTIRLWNRQGQTVKCFHGHEAEVTALAFSHDGKYIISGSRDRTLRIWDHQGNLITPPIEGHDAEVTAIAVSPQGDYLVSGSSDRSLQLWNYQGEAITPPLNGHDAEITSIVVSPDGDIIISSSWDKTLRLWNRQGKEIIPPIAAHQERIDAVAFSPDGQYFVSGSWDKTLKLWNLQGQQINAAIEGHEDYVLDVAISPDGEMIASGSSDRTIRLWNRHGQLICSPLLGHQSAVRSLAFSPDGKTLISGSSDQTLRFWDIQGQNLIQATESNYQAVWSMAMSPDGQILVSNWGNGFIRLWNPQGKPLSDPIKAHHGDVTCIAFSPLGDSFVTGSWDETIRLWNPQGNPLSDPIKAHDGDVSCLVYSPQGDYIASGGRDGLVKLWNPQGELCHNCMMGEEVTGVVFTPDGKTLISSDARGNIWRWKQGEQWLGQSFLSEQGGVKGITISPDGAILVSGGTDGTLCLWTLQGQQLQSITSHDHAVNEVVFSPDGQLLVSGGADGNVRLWTTEGEPLTYPQPNREGEVTCLMFSPDGKYLISAYLDGKIRIAVGGSWKTWLKICCDRLQFHPSIQQPRSEIEQQASLTCQQYLEQIKGLNKPQQRLQTAPKKITRQPRPSSGIKMSSVLLGFLATFLMLGVLGITLQSPYISSLCKIFNNCAKDKEFEAIYNQALNLGEKTILDRENAKDIAELKQHRDHLLRAINQLSKIPHNLAIYPQSQKASTRFQKQLNQLDQTLYQEQQAQEQFTKASQLALEAEQLMQNANTMEEYQQVKQQWEEIEKQLTAISSGVYLGSQLQEKLKSTNIALETVNNKIKQLNEQILQKQKAEQQFNTATQLIEEANLQTEIAKTIAEYSLAQRQWEKAREQLKLIDSDVVFRPQIEAQLLQSSAKIQEIQAKIKQLSISYQPSPQPQTPPSPESPKPTTKPTTNPSNNLENSSQPVTVPSPPPGPPLW from the coding sequence ATGTGGAAAACTCGCCAACCCAACAACCCAGAACAACAAATTAAGCAACTTAATGATGCCCTCATCCAAGCCACCTTAAAAGAAAAAGCAACGCGATCGCAACAACTACTAAGAGTGCGACCCCTAGAAAGTCTCATGTTAGCGATCCAAACTATGGGAGAAAACTTAAACAAACTCCCTCAAAAATTATTACCCACAGTACAAGCAAGCTTAAGAATAGCAATGGAGGAGGCCAGAGAGCAAAATTGTTTATCTGGTCATCAAGGAAAAATCTCCGCAGTAGCTATCAGTCCCGATGGCAATTCTATCATTAGTGGCAGTTGGGATGGAACAATCAGACTCTGGAACCGTCAGGGACAAACAGTTAAATGCTTTCATGGCCATGAAGCAGAAGTAACCGCCCTGGCCTTTAGCCATGACGGAAAATATATAATTAGTGGTAGTCGAGATCGCACCCTGAGAATTTGGGATCACCAAGGAAACCTGATCACTCCCCCCATAGAAGGCCATGACGCAGAAGTAACCGCGATCGCAGTTAGTCCCCAAGGAGATTATCTTGTGAGTGGTAGTAGCGATCGCAGCTTACAATTATGGAACTATCAAGGAGAAGCGATCACCCCTCCCTTGAATGGCCATGATGCAGAAATAACCAGCATTGTAGTCAGTCCCGACGGAGATATAATAATTAGTAGCAGTTGGGATAAAACCCTGAGACTGTGGAACCGACAAGGAAAAGAAATTATTCCCCCTATTGCGGCCCATCAAGAACGCATCGATGCAGTAGCCTTTAGTCCTGATGGTCAATATTTTGTCAGTGGTAGTTGGGACAAAACCCTAAAACTGTGGAACCTGCAAGGACAACAAATCAATGCAGCTATAGAAGGACATGAAGATTATGTCTTAGACGTGGCCATTAGTCCTGATGGAGAGATGATCGCCAGTGGAAGCAGCGATCGCACGATTCGCCTTTGGAACCGTCACGGACAACTGATTTGTTCCCCATTGCTTGGTCATCAAAGTGCTGTGCGTTCCCTGGCCTTCAGTCCCGACGGTAAAACCCTGATTAGTGGGAGTAGCGACCAAACCCTGCGTTTCTGGGATATCCAAGGCCAAAACCTGATCCAAGCAACAGAAAGCAACTATCAAGCGGTTTGGTCAATGGCCATGAGTCCTGACGGCCAAATCTTAGTCAGTAATTGGGGTAATGGGTTCATCCGTCTTTGGAACCCTCAAGGAAAGCCCCTCAGTGACCCGATAAAAGCCCATCATGGGGATGTAACTTGTATTGCCTTTAGTCCCCTAGGAGACAGCTTTGTCACGGGAAGTTGGGATGAAACCATCCGTCTTTGGAACCCCCAAGGAAACCCCCTCAGTGACCCCATAAAAGCCCATGATGGGGATGTTAGCTGTTTGGTTTATAGTCCCCAAGGTGACTATATCGCCAGTGGGGGACGAGATGGCCTGGTTAAACTGTGGAACCCTCAAGGGGAATTATGTCATAACTGTATGATGGGGGAAGAAGTGACAGGGGTGGTGTTTACTCCTGATGGCAAAACCTTGATTAGTAGTGATGCAAGGGGCAATATTTGGCGATGGAAACAAGGAGAGCAATGGTTAGGACAGTCATTTTTGAGTGAGCAAGGCGGGGTTAAGGGGATTACAATTAGTCCTGATGGTGCAATTTTAGTCAGTGGGGGTACAGATGGAACCCTCTGTTTATGGACGCTTCAAGGACAACAACTCCAGTCTATTACCAGTCATGATCATGCTGTTAATGAGGTGGTATTTAGTCCTGATGGTCAATTATTAGTCAGTGGTGGTGCAGATGGTAACGTGCGCTTATGGACAACAGAGGGTGAACCCCTAACCTATCCTCAACCCAACCGAGAGGGGGAAGTGACTTGTTTGATGTTTAGTCCTGATGGTAAATATTTGATCAGTGCTTATTTAGATGGGAAGATTAGAATCGCGGTAGGAGGTTCTTGGAAAACTTGGTTAAAAATTTGTTGCGATCGCCTACAATTTCACCCCAGTATACAACAACCCCGAAGCGAGATTGAACAACAAGCCTCTCTCACCTGTCAGCAGTATTTAGAACAAATAAAGGGGTTAAATAAACCTCAGCAACGGTTACAAACAGCCCCCAAAAAAATAACCCGTCAACCTCGTCCCTCATCAGGGATAAAAATGAGTTCTGTCTTGTTAGGATTTTTGGCTACTTTTTTGATGTTAGGGGTACTGGGCATTACCTTACAATCCCCTTATATTTCTAGTTTATGCAAAATTTTTAATAATTGTGCGAAAGATAAAGAGTTTGAGGCAATTTATAACCAAGCTTTAAATCTAGGGGAAAAAACCATTTTAGACAGGGAAAATGCCAAAGATATCGCCGAATTAAAACAGCACCGTGATCACTTATTAAGGGCTATTAATCAACTCAGTAAGATTCCCCATAATCTTGCTATTTATCCCCAGTCTCAAAAAGCTTCAACCCGCTTTCAAAAACAATTAAATCAACTTGATCAAACCCTTTACCAAGAACAACAAGCTCAGGAACAATTTACAAAAGCATCTCAATTAGCATTAGAAGCTGAGCAACTCATGCAAAATGCTAACACAATGGAAGAATATCAACAAGTAAAACAACAATGGGAAGAAATAGAAAAGCAACTTACGGCCATTTCTTCGGGGGTTTATTTAGGTTCCCAATTACAGGAAAAACTTAAATCTACTAATATTGCTCTTGAAACCGTGAATAACAAAATTAAACAATTAAATGAGCAAATACTTCAAAAACAAAAAGCTGAACAACAATTCAACACAGCAACCCAACTGATTGAAGAAGCAAACCTTCAAACAGAAATAGCGAAAACTATTGCTGAATATAGCCTAGCTCAACGTCAGTGGGAAAAAGCTAGAGAACAACTTAAGCTTATCGATTCTGATGTAGTTTTTCGCCCCCAAATTGAAGCGCAACTATTACAATCTAGCGCAAAAATCCAAGAAATTCAAGCCAAAATTAAACAATTAAGCATTAGTTATCAACCTTCACCTCAACCGCAAACTCCTCCTAGTCCAGAAAGTCCTAAACCGACGACAAAACCAACGACTAACCCTAGCAATAATCTTGAAAACTCTTCTCAACCTGTGACGGTTCCTTCTCCTCCTCCTGGCCCTCCTTTATGGTAG